A genomic stretch from Thermonema lapsum includes:
- a CDS encoding nucleoside deaminase — MKNEHLHFLQLAVEEAKKGVLSNDGGPFGAAIVRRGELIALAHNEVLKTNDPTAHAEVVAIRRASAILGRFDLSDCVLYATCEPCPMCLAASYWAKIKTLVYACSRHDAARAGFDDAFIYEVLEGKAEDKRMEVLQMGREMALSAFELWQQKGDKTLY, encoded by the coding sequence ATGAAAAACGAGCATTTACATTTTTTGCAATTGGCAGTGGAAGAAGCCAAAAAGGGGGTATTGAGTAATGACGGAGGACCTTTTGGAGCCGCGATTGTACGCCGTGGCGAACTCATAGCCCTTGCTCACAACGAAGTATTGAAAACCAACGACCCTACGGCACATGCCGAAGTAGTAGCCATCCGACGTGCTTCGGCTATCTTAGGGCGCTTCGATTTGTCTGACTGTGTGTTGTATGCCACCTGTGAGCCTTGTCCTATGTGCTTGGCAGCCTCTTATTGGGCAAAGATAAAAACTTTGGTGTATGCTTGTAGTCGTCATGATGCGGCTCGTGCCGGCTTTGACGACGCCTTTATTTATGAGGTCTTGGAAGGGAAAGCCGAAGATAAGCGTATGGAAGTACTTCAAATGGGGCGAGAAATGGCTTTGTCAGCCTTTGAGTTGTGGCAGCAAAAAGGAGATAAGACGCTTTATTGA
- a CDS encoding OmpA family protein, translating to MRVNIYLSLCLAWLPAWLWAQKQPLPPPINTAAIEYAPTVSADGRTMIFETNRNNGKWELYVSYLRDGKWTTPEPIDSVNAYGSETDLIGGPSISYDGNTLYFFASFKNGYGREDIYYSQRIGNKWSKPKNIGPIINTPAYEGFPCISADGKTLYFIRESTNEDNKIITRGDAICYRIFVSEKGKDGEWQKPYPLPIPINLGCEKAPRIMSDNVTLIFSSIREGGIGEFDLYLSRRNEEGDWSTPILMDFASTPERDQFASVSASGDLLYFVTKDDIYTVPIPPKFRQNRNITIQGYIRDGETKQPLSAHVNVYNAETTERLMRLENNPSDGRYTIVLSEGKRYTIEIEKPGYTVYFFEFDLRKLDKYQEFERNIELFPTAEVYINTIDRLIFEPIDAQIIALKQGGGGQQIAQQQTKNGRSSLKLPIGGTYQIKVQADNYIDTTFVIDLNKKVQYNVVEKDAILRPKTKEYEIVVKDLETGEGLPFTVVLVNRNRNEVITLDENSSSTPGYYKLPIRESDEYELEVRNPVGYTFYSDKNPVISAKDPNRKKVIELASLKVGTKLTLNNIYFETGSAELSDASENELKKVIELMQRNPTLKIELAAHTDDRGSEAFNLQLSKARAQSVFNYLKKFGIPEERMVPKGYGKSQPVVPNDSDENRAKNRRCELIVISI from the coding sequence ATGAGAGTAAACATTTACCTATCGCTTTGCTTGGCATGGTTGCCCGCATGGCTCTGGGCGCAAAAGCAACCGTTACCACCGCCCATTAACACCGCAGCCATAGAGTATGCTCCCACAGTGAGTGCCGACGGGCGTACCATGATTTTTGAAACCAACCGCAACAACGGCAAATGGGAATTGTATGTAAGCTACTTGCGCGATGGAAAATGGACTACACCCGAACCCATCGACTCCGTCAATGCCTACGGCTCAGAAACAGACCTTATCGGTGGTCCTTCCATCAGCTACGACGGCAACACCCTTTACTTTTTTGCCTCTTTCAAAAACGGATACGGACGTGAAGACATTTACTACAGCCAGCGTATCGGCAACAAGTGGAGTAAACCCAAAAACATAGGTCCAATCATCAATACACCAGCATATGAGGGCTTTCCTTGTATCTCTGCCGATGGCAAGACCTTGTATTTCATACGCGAAAGCACCAACGAAGACAACAAAATCATCACACGAGGGGATGCGATTTGTTACCGCATCTTTGTCTCTGAAAAAGGAAAGGACGGAGAGTGGCAAAAGCCCTACCCTTTGCCCATCCCCATCAACTTAGGCTGCGAAAAAGCCCCTCGCATCATGTCCGACAATGTAACGCTCATTTTTTCTTCCATACGCGAGGGGGGTATCGGAGAGTTTGACCTCTACCTCTCGCGCCGCAATGAAGAGGGCGACTGGAGTACGCCTATCTTGATGGATTTTGCCAGCACCCCCGAACGCGACCAGTTTGCCAGTGTGTCAGCTTCCGGCGACTTGCTTTATTTTGTTACTAAAGACGACATTTATACTGTTCCAATCCCCCCTAAATTTCGTCAAAACCGCAATATCACCATTCAAGGCTACATCCGCGACGGAGAAACGAAACAGCCATTAAGTGCTCATGTCAATGTATATAATGCAGAGACGACCGAGCGCCTCATGCGTCTGGAAAATAACCCCTCCGACGGGCGCTACACTATTGTATTGTCAGAAGGCAAACGCTACACCATAGAGATAGAAAAGCCCGGATATACCGTCTATTTTTTCGAATTTGATTTGCGAAAACTCGATAAATACCAAGAATTTGAAAGAAATATCGAGCTATTCCCCACCGCAGAGGTGTACATCAACACCATCGACCGCCTCATATTCGAGCCAATAGATGCCCAAATAATTGCTTTAAAACAAGGAGGAGGAGGACAGCAAATAGCCCAACAACAAACTAAAAATGGCAGAAGCTCCCTCAAACTGCCCATTGGAGGTACTTACCAAATCAAAGTGCAAGCCGACAACTACATAGACACTACCTTTGTTATCGACCTCAATAAAAAAGTGCAGTACAATGTGGTAGAAAAAGACGCTATTTTGCGCCCAAAAACAAAAGAATATGAAATTGTGGTCAAAGACTTGGAAACGGGCGAAGGCTTGCCCTTCACAGTGGTACTGGTAAACCGCAACCGCAATGAGGTCATTACGCTCGACGAAAACAGCAGCAGCACCCCCGGCTATTACAAATTACCAATCCGGGAATCGGATGAATACGAATTAGAGGTGCGTAACCCTGTCGGCTACACCTTCTATTCAGATAAAAACCCAGTCATCAGTGCCAAGGACCCCAACAGAAAGAAAGTGATAGAGCTGGCATCGCTGAAAGTAGGTACCAAATTGACACTCAACAACATTTATTTTGAAACAGGCTCTGCTGAACTTTCCGATGCTTCGGAAAATGAACTAAAAAAGGTAATAGAGCTGATGCAACGGAATCCTACACTTAAAATAGAACTGGCTGCCCACACCGACGACAGAGGCTCCGAAGCCTTCAATCTACAACTATCCAAAGCACGTGCGCAGAGTGTATTCAATTATCTGAAAAAATTTGGCATCCCCGAAGAGCGCATGGTGCCCAAAGGCTACGGAAAGTCTCAGCCTGTCGTACCCAACGACTCGGACGAAAACCGAGCCAAAAACCGACGTTGTGAACTGATTGTAATTTCCATTTAA
- a CDS encoding CHAT domain-containing protein produces MKRFILILLSMFLACPVSQAQVLRQYLKLSKNIEKYYRMGDYKRAQALTEKKLKKAKSELQRGWLQALQARNQEALAHFEQMQQNIEASQQILSKTSQQGDAFALGYLVLTQTWLEYGNLNQAQQILTSIDTSRIQNPLIKSLYKEYRANLLLQSQEALAAYELAQETVRSRLEQLKSKQQKLSGAEKRFVKRQLARDLTLMARAQTVYGNYEAADSLLTIHNSTVRRLVGVTDPDYAAHLIAFGENYDAQEQYPKATYYYKMAQRAQLYYDFAFKESSKTYLRLLEGIARNSVKRRQLRFVQNANIREMKRVAGQYYGKQSPYYFRAQIIEMERAIRERRFKEAENILNGIVQNEKLPKDHPIYADLLRVWTDLYVQNDVSIQKAEGLNQLYLKAQQQRLIPETFAYKRALLDYAAFHVNYGEDFLKAKTVFEKELPIELFEEKMYFGHYLSPDYHRLYAEFFLLNDQYARAKSIMQQTVEQLNRRYGKRHIKVARAKLLFAEILQENAEFKQASNEAEDALQIVEKNSEPESVDYALALMQIAKIYAAISDYNQATQLLSQANATIATIEQKAAKKQKKQGIPTDYIALKASSIEELAEVYARIGEFESTLQLLSDILDKKQNKYGSGSRRLIRPHQATASVLILQGNYTDAQKHVYEALDIAEKSYGKQSLKYADVLTQQVKMHIDLGDIEKAEAEVDLIRRIQKEKLGKLHIKMADILSEAALIEYSLHPERSQETEALLQEGIALAESTFGKQHPTYAQLITALATLYKEERRYTDAVRLLKQAEEIYSNKFGAKHHQVAYVKSLLGEVSLKESAYNDAQSYFQQAKDIYAATFGEQHPAYTQQVTYLARLAYIKGQVDSAALLYQQSLDAYLLFIEKYFPSLSEREKAKYWASIQPHFQLFKSLATSRPADSPLHPVLLNYTLTTKALLLNAGQKTRQQLTQNKDSVLVDLYSQWVRKKEQLAALLNLSKEEQARLGISLLALESDINRLEKKLSERAALFEKLKIERVNWQQVQKQLRSDEAAIEILKVEHFSTEQNAFTDSVYYVAYLILPAANQPIPIILSQGKAMESKYYNYYCNATRFKLRDRFSYEQFWQAIEARLPAGVKRVYISPDGVYNQINIAALYRPSTQDYVFDGYDIRYLSNSKELLKRGVPSNTTPANKQGEVLIVGNPDFGGEVPPLPGAELEARLIAQLLRQFNWQILTLMGIEATEQQIKNLRQSPSILHFATHGFFAQGSSSKATERSFENLLANDPMLRSGLLLKDGGRLLSEGAAAINTGEGILTAYEAQNLPLDNTRLVVLSACETGLGDVQAGEGVYGLQRAFLVAGARSVIMSLFKVNDEATQKLMSYFYEAYLQTNDAHAAFRQAQQRMRKEYPHPYFWGSFIITGME; encoded by the coding sequence ATGAAACGGTTTATCCTTATTCTCCTTTCAATGTTTCTTGCTTGTCCAGTTTCGCAAGCTCAAGTACTGCGCCAATATCTGAAACTAAGCAAAAATATTGAAAAATACTATCGCATGGGCGATTACAAGCGTGCCCAAGCTTTGACCGAAAAGAAACTAAAAAAAGCCAAAAGCGAGCTTCAAAGAGGCTGGTTACAAGCTTTGCAAGCGCGCAACCAAGAAGCCTTGGCTCATTTTGAGCAGATGCAACAAAACATAGAAGCCAGCCAGCAAATATTGAGTAAAACAAGCCAGCAAGGCGATGCCTTTGCCTTGGGCTACTTGGTGCTTACTCAAACATGGCTCGAATATGGCAACTTGAATCAAGCGCAGCAAATACTGACAAGCATTGACACCAGCCGTATTCAAAACCCGCTCATCAAGAGTCTATATAAAGAATACAGAGCTAATTTACTTTTGCAAAGCCAAGAAGCACTTGCCGCCTATGAGCTGGCGCAAGAGACGGTACGAAGCCGCCTCGAACAACTAAAAAGCAAACAGCAAAAGCTGTCTGGGGCAGAAAAACGCTTCGTCAAGCGGCAATTGGCGCGCGACCTCACCTTGATGGCACGTGCGCAAACCGTATATGGCAATTACGAAGCTGCCGATTCGCTACTTACTATCCACAACAGCACTGTGCGCCGCCTAGTAGGCGTTACTGACCCCGACTATGCCGCCCACCTCATCGCCTTTGGCGAAAACTACGACGCCCAAGAGCAATATCCCAAAGCTACCTATTACTACAAAATGGCACAGCGGGCACAACTCTATTACGACTTTGCTTTCAAAGAATCCAGTAAAACATACCTACGTCTGCTCGAAGGCATTGCCCGTAACAGCGTAAAGCGGCGACAGCTGCGCTTTGTTCAAAATGCCAACATACGTGAAATGAAACGTGTGGCAGGGCAGTATTACGGCAAACAATCGCCTTATTACTTCCGTGCACAAATCATCGAGATGGAACGTGCCATCCGAGAACGTCGCTTCAAAGAAGCCGAAAACATCTTGAACGGCATTGTCCAGAATGAAAAACTACCCAAAGACCATCCCATCTATGCCGATTTGCTGCGTGTATGGACAGACTTGTATGTGCAGAACGATGTATCTATACAAAAAGCCGAAGGATTAAATCAACTTTATCTGAAAGCACAGCAGCAGCGTCTTATCCCTGAGACTTTTGCCTACAAACGCGCCTTATTGGACTATGCAGCCTTCCATGTCAACTATGGCGAAGACTTCTTGAAAGCCAAAACCGTATTCGAAAAAGAATTACCCATAGAACTATTTGAAGAAAAAATGTACTTCGGGCATTATCTCTCGCCCGATTATCATAGACTGTACGCCGAGTTCTTTTTGTTGAACGACCAGTATGCACGTGCCAAAAGCATCATGCAACAAACCGTAGAGCAGCTCAACCGCCGTTATGGCAAACGTCATATTAAAGTAGCACGTGCTAAGCTACTCTTTGCTGAAATACTTCAAGAAAATGCAGAATTCAAACAAGCCAGCAACGAAGCAGAAGACGCCCTACAAATTGTAGAAAAAAACAGCGAGCCCGAAAGCGTAGATTATGCCTTGGCACTCATGCAGATAGCCAAGATATATGCTGCCATCAGCGACTACAACCAAGCCACACAACTGCTGAGCCAAGCCAATGCCACCATTGCAACCATAGAACAAAAAGCAGCCAAGAAACAAAAGAAGCAAGGCATACCTACCGATTACATCGCTCTTAAAGCAAGTTCCATTGAAGAACTGGCGGAGGTATATGCCCGCATAGGAGAGTTTGAAAGCACCCTGCAGCTGTTGTCTGACATACTCGATAAAAAACAAAACAAATATGGTTCTGGCAGCCGCCGGCTAATTCGCCCCCATCAAGCCACAGCAAGCGTACTTATCCTACAAGGCAACTACACCGACGCACAAAAGCATGTTTATGAAGCGCTTGACATCGCAGAAAAAAGCTATGGCAAACAATCACTCAAATACGCCGATGTGCTCACTCAGCAAGTCAAGATGCACATAGACTTAGGCGACATCGAAAAAGCCGAAGCCGAAGTTGATTTAATCCGCCGCATACAAAAAGAAAAATTAGGCAAGCTGCACATCAAAATGGCAGATATACTGAGTGAAGCTGCACTCATCGAATACAGCCTGCACCCCGAGCGCTCCCAAGAAACCGAAGCCCTGCTACAGGAAGGCATCGCCTTGGCAGAAAGCACCTTCGGCAAGCAACACCCTACTTATGCCCAGCTCATCACTGCCCTTGCCACTCTTTATAAAGAAGAACGCCGCTATACCGATGCCGTCCGTCTCTTGAAGCAAGCCGAAGAAATTTACAGCAATAAGTTCGGAGCAAAACACCACCAAGTGGCTTATGTCAAAAGCTTATTGGGCGAAGTAAGTCTAAAAGAAAGTGCCTACAATGACGCACAGAGCTACTTCCAGCAAGCTAAAGATATTTATGCAGCTACCTTTGGAGAGCAACACCCTGCCTATACACAGCAAGTTACTTACTTGGCACGATTGGCTTATATCAAAGGGCAGGTCGATTCAGCAGCCCTGCTCTACCAGCAAAGCTTGGACGCTTACCTTCTGTTCATCGAAAAGTACTTTCCCAGCCTGAGCGAGCGAGAAAAAGCCAAATACTGGGCAAGTATTCAGCCTCACTTCCAGTTGTTCAAGTCTTTGGCAACCAGTCGCCCAGCTGACAGCCCCTTGCATCCAGTGCTGCTCAACTATACACTCACAACCAAAGCCCTACTGCTCAACGCCGGACAAAAAACGCGGCAGCAACTCACTCAAAACAAAGACAGTGTCTTGGTTGACCTCTACAGTCAGTGGGTAAGGAAAAAAGAACAGTTGGCAGCCCTTCTGAACCTAAGCAAAGAAGAGCAGGCACGCCTCGGCATTAGCCTGTTAGCCTTAGAGTCAGACATCAACCGGCTGGAAAAAAAACTGTCTGAACGCGCTGCTCTTTTCGAAAAACTGAAAATAGAAAGAGTCAACTGGCAACAAGTGCAAAAACAACTGCGCAGCGACGAAGCAGCCATAGAAATCCTCAAAGTGGAGCATTTTTCAACGGAACAAAATGCATTCACCGATTCGGTTTATTACGTTGCTTATTTGATATTGCCTGCTGCCAATCAGCCCATACCGATAATATTAAGTCAAGGCAAAGCAATGGAGTCCAAATACTACAACTACTACTGCAATGCTACCCGCTTCAAACTGCGCGACCGCTTTTCTTACGAACAGTTCTGGCAAGCAATAGAGGCACGCTTGCCTGCCGGAGTAAAACGCGTCTATATTTCTCCCGATGGCGTGTACAATCAAATCAACATAGCGGCGCTCTATCGCCCCTCCACCCAAGACTATGTATTCGATGGCTACGACATACGCTACCTCAGCAACAGCAAAGAGCTACTGAAACGCGGTGTGCCCAGCAATACAACACCGGCAAATAAACAAGGCGAAGTGCTCATCGTGGGTAACCCTGACTTTGGGGGCGAGGTGCCACCGCTGCCCGGCGCTGAATTGGAAGCACGCTTGATTGCCCAGCTGCTCAGGCAATTCAACTGGCAGATTCTAACACTCATGGGCATAGAAGCCACCGAACAACAAATCAAAAACCTTCGTCAATCTCCGAGTATACTTCACTTTGCCACCCATGGTTTTTTTGCCCAAGGCAGCAGCTCAAAAGCTACGGAGAGGTCTTTCGAAAATCTTTTAGCCAATGACCCTATGCTTCGCTCAGGGCTGTTGCTCAAAGACGGCGGGCGCTTGTTGAGTGAAGGCGCTGCTGCCATCAATACCGGCGAGGGCATACTCACCGCCTACGAAGCCCAAAACTTGCCCTTGGACAACACCCGGCTGGTAGTGCTCTCTGCTTGTGAAACAGGATTGGGGGATGTGCAAGCAGGCGAAGGCGTCTATGGATTACAACGGGCGTTCTTGGTAGCCGGTGCCCGTAGCGTCATTATGAGTCTCTTCAAAGTTAATGACGAGGCTACCCAAAAGCTAATGAGTTATTTTTATGAAGCCTATTTGCAAACGAATGATGCCCATGCTGCCTTCCGTCAAGCGCAGCAGCGCATGCGCAAAGAATATCCCCACCCTTACTTCTGGGGCAGTTTTATCATCACAGGTATGGAGTAA
- the pgeF gene encoding peptidoglycan editing factor PgeF, with amino-acid sequence MQAPLSISPFHFGTKVKHLITTRCGGYSQAPYASLNLAMHVGDCSVRVQKNRLLVARQLDIAPEQLCFMEQVHGDTVALIDKENETPPIADAMLTQQKGLALCVLTADCLPLLLYAPQVGAVGVIHAGWRGLAQQIIAQSLKKMQEAYGALPQQILVGIGPHISVQHYEVGEEVINALQRSVPADLRHKIYIRKNASGRYHADLLAVARAQLMAAGVPPENIQYHALCTYAANDRFYSARREGIKSGRFASVIMLM; translated from the coding sequence ATGCAAGCCCCCCTATCGATTAGCCCCTTTCACTTCGGTACAAAAGTCAAACACCTGATTACCACACGCTGCGGTGGCTACAGCCAAGCGCCCTATGCCTCACTCAATTTGGCTATGCATGTAGGCGACTGCTCTGTCCGGGTGCAAAAGAACCGCCTGCTGGTAGCTCGCCAACTGGATATTGCTCCCGAACAGCTTTGTTTTATGGAACAAGTACACGGCGACACCGTGGCACTTATTGATAAGGAGAACGAAACACCCCCCATCGCCGACGCCATGCTCACCCAGCAAAAGGGATTGGCATTGTGCGTGCTCACAGCCGACTGCCTGCCCTTACTGCTTTATGCTCCTCAAGTAGGCGCTGTGGGTGTAATACACGCCGGATGGCGCGGCTTGGCTCAACAAATCATTGCTCAAAGCCTCAAGAAAATGCAAGAAGCCTATGGTGCTTTGCCGCAGCAAATCTTGGTAGGCATCGGTCCGCATATCTCTGTCCAACATTACGAAGTGGGCGAAGAAGTCATAAACGCACTGCAGCGGAGCGTACCCGCCGACTTACGGCACAAGATATACATACGAAAAAACGCAAGTGGACGTTATCATGCTGACCTTTTGGCTGTAGCACGTGCTCAACTCATGGCAGCAGGCGTACCGCCCGAAAATATTCAATACCATGCGTTATGCACTTATGCAGCCAACGACCGTTTCTATTCTGCCCGCCGCGAGGGCATCAAAAGCGGACGTTTCGCCTCTGTCATTATGCTCATGTAG
- a CDS encoding AMP-binding protein codes for MKSDYPWFKSYPAGVPHEINPEQYSSLVDMLEESFRKFSDLPAYEFMGCVMSYREVEEKSKHFAAYLQSLGLKKGDKFGIQMPNVMQYPVALFGALRAGLTVVNVNPLYTEREMEHQYNDAEVKAVIILANFADKLAHILPKTQIKHVIVTEIGDMLGFKRFLVNFVVKYVKKMVPKYNIPGAVGFLDALSKGEKAQYVRPEINNQELAFLQYTGGTTGVSKGAMLTHRNMVANLLMIKAWMLGLEEGKEIAITPLPLYHVFALTVNCFLMFNVGAKNVLIANPRDIPGFIKELKKHKFTTMTGLNTLFNALLNHPEFKEVDFSRAKYVVAGGMATQRPVAERWKEVTGTTIAEGYGLSETSPVLSCNPLDGTARIGTIGLPMPSTEMKIVKEDGTEAVIDEPGEIWARGPQVMKGYWNRPDETAKVMTEDGWFKTGDIGAMDADGFFRIVDRKKDMILVSGFNVYPNEVEEVVAGHPKVLEVAAIGVPDPQSTERVKLFVVKKDPSLTEEELMAYCKENLAGYKLPKYIEFRDELPKSNVGKILRRKLKEEEMKKTEASA; via the coding sequence ATGAAAAGCGATTATCCATGGTTCAAAAGCTACCCTGCGGGGGTGCCACATGAAATCAACCCAGAACAGTACAGCTCTTTGGTAGATATGCTGGAAGAAAGCTTCCGCAAGTTTTCTGATTTACCGGCGTATGAATTTATGGGATGTGTGATGAGCTACCGGGAGGTGGAAGAGAAGTCGAAGCATTTTGCAGCTTACCTGCAAAGTTTGGGCTTGAAGAAAGGCGATAAGTTTGGCATTCAGATGCCCAATGTCATGCAGTACCCGGTGGCTTTGTTTGGTGCCCTGCGTGCAGGCTTGACGGTGGTCAATGTGAACCCCCTCTATACCGAGCGGGAAATGGAACACCAGTACAATGACGCAGAGGTAAAGGCAGTCATCATTTTGGCAAACTTTGCCGACAAACTGGCACACATACTGCCCAAAACACAAATCAAGCATGTAATAGTCACAGAAATAGGTGATATGCTGGGCTTCAAACGCTTCTTGGTCAACTTTGTAGTGAAGTACGTCAAGAAGATGGTGCCCAAATATAACATACCGGGGGCAGTTGGTTTTTTGGATGCTTTGTCTAAGGGAGAAAAAGCGCAGTATGTGCGTCCGGAAATCAATAATCAGGAATTGGCTTTTTTACAATATACAGGAGGAACCACAGGCGTATCGAAAGGAGCGATGCTTACGCATCGTAACATGGTAGCCAACCTGTTGATGATTAAAGCGTGGATGTTGGGGCTCGAAGAAGGCAAGGAAATAGCCATTACGCCATTGCCCTTGTATCACGTGTTTGCTCTTACAGTGAACTGTTTTCTCATGTTCAATGTGGGCGCAAAGAATGTATTGATTGCCAACCCGCGTGATATCCCCGGCTTCATCAAAGAATTGAAAAAACACAAGTTCACTACGATGACGGGCTTGAATACCCTGTTCAATGCCTTACTCAATCATCCCGAATTCAAGGAGGTAGATTTTTCGCGGGCTAAATATGTGGTGGCTGGTGGAATGGCTACGCAACGCCCGGTAGCCGAGCGCTGGAAAGAAGTAACTGGCACCACCATAGCCGAGGGGTATGGATTGAGTGAGACCTCGCCCGTGCTGAGCTGCAATCCTTTGGATGGCACCGCCCGTATCGGTACTATTGGCTTGCCCATGCCCAGCACTGAGATGAAAATTGTCAAAGAAGATGGAACAGAAGCAGTTATTGATGAGCCGGGCGAAATCTGGGCAAGAGGTCCGCAGGTGATGAAAGGCTACTGGAATCGCCCCGATGAGACCGCCAAAGTGATGACCGAAGATGGATGGTTCAAGACAGGCGACATCGGCGCGATGGATGCCGACGGTTTCTTCCGCATCGTGGACCGCAAAAAAGATATGATTTTGGTATCTGGATTCAATGTATATCCTAATGAAGTAGAAGAGGTGGTGGCAGGACATCCGAAAGTGCTGGAGGTAGCAGCTATAGGAGTGCCTGACCCGCAGTCTACGGAGCGTGTCAAACTCTTTGTAGTGAAAAAAGACCCCTCACTTACCGAAGAAGAATTGATGGCTTATTGCAAGGAAAATCTGGCGGGTTACAAGCTGCCCAAATACATAGAGTTTCGCGATGAGCTGCCTAAATCCAATGTGGGCAAGATTTTGCGGCGCAAACTCAAAGAGGAAGAGATGAAAAAAACAGAGGCTTCTGCCTAA
- a CDS encoding isoaspartyl peptidase/L-asparaginase family protein, translated as MRTFLLITLCMLLLAAASYAQSPIAIVVHGGAGTISRDRMTPELEKAYRQKLEEALRKGYEILQNGGSSLDAIEASIQVLEESPLFNAGRGAVFTDAGTNELDASIMDGKTLNAGAVAGVRRIKSPIKAARAVMERSPHVMMTGEGAEAFARSVGLEMVKPDYFKDEKRYQQYLRAKQKSGKQSLDYEEIEKHGTVGCVALDKQGNLAAGTSTGGMMLKRFGRVGDSPIIGAGTYADNEACGVSATGWGEFFIRLAVAHDIVALMKYKGLGVQEAAQAVIDKVGQLGGDGGVIAMDRQGNIAMPFNTKGMYRGYIDTQGQLKVMIYDDEQ; from the coding sequence ATGCGTACTTTTTTACTCATCACCCTTTGCATGCTGCTACTTGCTGCTGCAAGCTACGCGCAATCGCCCATAGCCATCGTGGTACATGGCGGTGCAGGTACCATCTCGCGTGACCGCATGACCCCAGAGCTGGAAAAAGCCTACCGTCAAAAGCTGGAAGAAGCCCTGCGCAAGGGCTATGAAATCTTGCAAAACGGAGGCAGCAGCTTAGATGCTATAGAAGCAAGCATACAGGTATTAGAAGAGTCGCCCCTGTTCAATGCTGGTCGCGGGGCGGTATTCACCGATGCCGGCACCAACGAACTGGATGCCTCCATCATGGATGGCAAAACCTTGAATGCCGGCGCTGTGGCAGGCGTCAGGCGCATCAAAAGTCCCATAAAAGCAGCCCGTGCAGTGATGGAACGCTCGCCCCATGTGATGATGACCGGCGAGGGAGCCGAAGCATTCGCCCGTTCGGTGGGCTTAGAGATGGTAAAGCCAGATTATTTCAAAGATGAAAAACGCTACCAGCAGTACCTGCGGGCAAAACAGAAAAGTGGTAAACAAAGTCTTGACTATGAAGAAATAGAAAAACACGGTACAGTAGGCTGTGTAGCACTGGACAAGCAGGGTAATTTGGCAGCGGGCACCTCTACGGGAGGCATGATGCTCAAGCGCTTCGGACGTGTGGGGGACTCGCCCATCATAGGCGCTGGCACCTATGCCGACAACGAAGCCTGCGGAGTATCGGCAACCGGCTGGGGTGAATTTTTCATACGGCTTGCCGTAGCACACGACATCGTAGCCTTGATGAAATACAAAGGTTTGGGTGTGCAGGAAGCAGCCCAAGCCGTCATAGACAAGGTAGGGCAATTGGGTGGCGACGGGGGCGTCATAGCCATGGACCGTCAAGGCAACATAGCCATGCCCTTCAACACCAAAGGGATGTATCGTGGCTATATCGACACCCAAGGGCAGCTGAAAGTGATGATTTACGACGATGAGCAGTAA